The Ranitomeya variabilis isolate aRanVar5 chromosome 7, aRanVar5.hap1, whole genome shotgun sequence genome includes a window with the following:
- the LOC143786330 gene encoding uncharacterized protein LOC143786330 → MQTLRQENIMTPSDVRAMIREEMQGLAQTSTTSTRQLSRSKSPVSSQSEDVCISSGEAESQPSSSETEGGLCLPNSSVDNLIKSVRSTMGCSDEKESKSAQDIMFAGLGQRKRRSFPVIKTIKEIVKKEWDKQNRGFLPSSSKRRYPFSDEELNTWSKVPKVDAAVASTTKQSVLPVEDSGVLTDPLDRKAEALLKRSWEANMGAFRPAISSTCTARSLLVWMEQLEEQIRGRTSRESILPKFPLIKEAVAFLADASVDSLRLAARSAGLVNTARRALWLKNWKGDAQAKAKLCAIPCQGEPSKDVPLPGTSRSNKGSDGSRRTRSKKVPFLAGPITRNANTANQEVGGRLKFFLPRWEQITSSQWILDIVQYGLKLDFDRIPWDSFIVTSPKGQDQQRALESEILSLLSKKVLIEVPQDQEGKGFYSPLFLINKPDSSFRTIINLKRLNAFLRNHTFKMESISSTIKLLFPRCVMAGIDLKDAYYHLPIHAEHQKYLRVAVILEGQVRHFQYVAMPFGLSMAPRIFTKVILEVMAHLRQRDTLIIP, encoded by the exons atgcaaaccttacggcaggaaaacataatgactccatcagatgtcagagctatgatccgggaagaaatgcaggggttggcgcagactagtaccaccagtacccgtcagcttagtaggtccaaatctccggtcagttcacagtcagaggacgtatgtatatcctcaggcgaagcggaatcccagccgagctcatccgagactgaagggggactttgtcttcccaacagcagtgtggacaatttaataaaatctgtcagaagcacgatggggtgctcagatgagaaagaaagtaaatcggctcaggacatcatgttcgcggggttaggacagaggaaacgtaggtccttccccgtcataaaaactattaaagaaatagtaaaaaaagagtgggataagcaaaatagaggttttctaccatcatcctctaaaagacgctatcccttcagcgacgaggagctaaatacctggtcgaaggtgccgaaggtggatgccgctgtagcctccacaaccaaacagtcggtcttaccggtggaggattcaggagtcctgacagacccgctggaccgtaaagcggaagctttactaaaaaggtcgtgggaagccaacatgggggcgttcaggcccgccatatctagcacctgcactgcgaggtcactactagtgtggatggagcaactggaggaacagattagaggtagaacttcgagagagtcaatcctgccgaaattccctctaatcaaagaagcagtagcattcctggctgatgcctctgtggattcgctacgcctagcagccaggtcagccggcctagtgaacacagcccggcgagcactctggctaaagaactggaaaggggacgcacaggccaaagcaaaactttgtgcgatcccctgccagg gagagccttcaaaagacgtccctttaccaggaacaagccgttcgaacaaagggagcgatgggagtcgaaggacccgaagcaaaaaggtgccttttttagcgggtcccataacccgaaacgcaaataccgctaaccaggaggtaggcggcagattaaaattcttcctccccagatgggaacaaataacatccagccagtggattctggacattgtacaatacggcctaaaattggattttgaccgaataccttgggattcctttatagtaacatctccaaaaggtcaagaccaacaaagggctctggaatcagagatcctatctcttctgtctaaaaaagtcctgatagaagttccccaggatcaagaagggaaggggttctattcccctttattcttgatcaataagcctgatagttcatttagaaccatcataaacctcaagagattaaacgccttcctgcgtaatcataccttcaaaatggaatccattagttcaaccataaaactcttgtttcctaggtgtgtcatggccggaatagacttaaaggatgcctattatcatcttcccatacatgccgaacatcaaaagtatctaagggtagcagtcatcctggaaggacaggttcgtcactttcagtatgttgcaatgccatttgggctttctatggctccccgcatcttcactaaggtgatattagaagtgatggctcatctacgtcaacgagataccttgataataccctag